The genomic interval ATTTGGAAGACAGGCTTCAAAgaaagtcaagtcaagtatcatttattgtcatttgttttaagaaaaaaaacatagaaattctgtttgctctgttggcggagcacaatattcAACGGACACAACACAAAGGTTCAGTTACctaaatatgatgtgttatgtTTGCTATTTAAtagcattattttttaaactatttcttAAACTATTTCTTTAGGTACATTTAGATGATGCATCAAAATTCTACAATGCCCATATCCAAGACGTGTCCTCTTCAAATGGACCAGTTACAGTTTTTATCGAAGAAATGGGCGAAAAGTAAGACAAAAAGTGTTACATTGGCATGTTTTGGTTTTTCCTCTGTTCTTGAATATAAAAAACTACCAATacttacaattattaaaatgaattttatttacaatatcagaggtaattattaataaataattattttgcaaCCTTTACATACATTTGCTCTTTTATGTAAATATGATGATCTATTGTAGCTGTGtctttgcttattttatttaatgtattatattatttagctTTCATTAATTGCATGTTCCCTGCACACATCCTTTTATTAGTACCTAATTATATTAGTatcaaatgtattatttgactcctttttaaataccattattTACTGCATATTCTCTAGTAGATTTATTAAGGAAAATTAATTGCATAGCACTATGCCAAGACTACAATGCAACACCGCTTCGCTTCTGTGAAATTGGGGCTGTAGCATAAGCTATCACAGCACTGTTTATAAGCAGGCACTATGAATATAAACAATGCATTACTTCGTACTGACTAATGTAGTGTTGTGCAATCGAACATTCCACGATATAGCATACTAACAATACTATATCAACTTATGTCTAAGTTACTAAAAGCGTTAAGTTAAAATTATACTATAGAAATTGCAGTAAAATAATATCactatcccccccccccccatgctAGCTTCCTGCATGCTTTTCCTTTTGTTTAACAATAGTTCcgctattattttgtgtttgCATGTTTTGTGGTAGATGCACTGTACCAATTAAAAATCTACGTCCCCTGAACCAACAACCTCAATCTTACAAATGTATTTCTCCTAGAAGCTTCAGGAACCAATCAGGCCACATTAGTAAGTCATGTGATAATCCTTTCTTTTTTTTGGCCTATGGAGTTTTCAAATAAATATCATcttttaattgaaatataatttgaataatGATTTAtacttattaaaaaaataataatgatgataatgtatATTGTTATGCACAACTATCTTTATATTGTTACGACCACTTTTGGCcgaaatacttaaataacaaCAACGACGTTTGGAACAAATAATAGCCAACACTCAAAGTACTATGCAAGAAGCACAAGCACAACAAAACTATAATATATACCGTCTCGTGAGTCAGTCCTTCTCTTGTCTCACACATCCAACACAGCTTTCTAAAATACCGTGCATCACAATGCTCCCTTCTGATTCGTCCACTTGACCACCGGCGACTTGATTCATTTGCATGTGACACCTGATTATCGTCACACTATCGTCAACAATATTCGTACAGAGCATGCAGATAAAATAGTACATACATTAGTATCACATTTGGCTTTCATCTTTAACCCTTCCTGTACCTTAAAagctttttaattaaaattaaaattatagaaatgaatttaattatataaattaattattataaattaaaattagaaaatacATTGAGGTTTCATTGTTGTATATAACAatgaaagttttattttattaaaatggttTTTGCCTCTAGGTCCCCATCTTCGCATTTTAAAGAGAGGGCGGTTTTTGAGTGATAGTGTCTATATTTTAGGTGAAGATCAGCCGCCTTACCAAGACCAGGGCGTAAGAGAGGAGAAATACTCGCCTTACAAGCAAGGAGCACCTAGATATCTCTCACCATACAGGTATACAAAGATTGATAGAGGGAGGCACCACAAATTGAAATACTCATTTACTGCATTTTGGTCTTTTTTCCATTAAccttaaaataatgatttaataatcatttaatagtTAGTCTAGTCTAATTTATATCCCTCCAACCCAAAtctttttattgaattttaacaAACATTCTCCTTACCTACTAATTTGTTGATAATTTCTgttctgtttttgtttttcttgttttgaGTTAATTATTGCATGCTTGCATCACAATAATATAATCGTTTTCTTTTTTCAACtcataatatttaattgatCAAAAATGTAGATAGTAGAcgattataattaatatatacatttataaatcttttttctttttttctctaatataatatttgattgataaaAAATGTAGATAGAAgacaattataattaatattcatttatagAATGCGGAGAGGTGTACATTACAATCGGCAAAGGACCTACAGCCAAGGAAGTGATGTTGACGAACATTTGTTGGTTGATAGTTCAATGTATGACCTTCAAGATGACGACGGACAGCCATCTTTCACACCCATGCCCGtaagtaaatactgtaaaacctcgaaaagaagctcatggGCCTTTTTTTTAGTACacttgggtgggcttctttttgagATGAGCTTTTCAAGATTATTTTTGGTGACATATGGGGTACTATAGgtaaatactgtaaaacctcgaaaagaagcccatggtcTTCTTTTTTTAGTACTCTTATGTGGCCTTTTTGAGAGGGCTTCTTTTCAGGATTATTTTGGTGACCTTTCGGGTACTTTCAGGAAACCACACCCTCCCTACACTAACATGACTCAATGAActggtttattaataaataaataaattgcaaaatatctttatatataaatttaagtaAACTATAATAACATTGCTAATTATTTGTAGGTACATGTTCATCAAAATGGACCAATGGATGGAAAGTCTGGGTGTTGGGGTAAAGTGCGGAGAAGAGGACGCACAACATTACCCATGAATCATCCCAGAAACATGGTACATGATCACTATGGCGACCACTTCATACAACCATGTGGTGAGTTtcatttatgttatgttattttaaatgttatttcataTGGATGCAACAAAgttgaaagctctgtctacactatcaaactttaggcgacaacaaaatgtgatgtgcacatggacatgacgatgtcacaacactaccatatttgggcatatcactaccatatttgggaacatcacaatttttttgtcaaactactttgatagtgtagacagatctttaatGTCATAGTGTATTCAgttttttatatcaatttaattttaaactgatttatttttcctttttaGATGTGCAAGTAGATGATGATATGTATGAAGAACAAGGTACTGTACATTGTTGTGTTCCTACTGTTAAATATTTCAGTGTCTGTAACTTCTTTAACTAGTGAATTTTTGTTTcttgatataaaaataaaaatgctatacaaattttaaattatgacactgtctacactatcaaattttatgtgacaaaaaaaagggatgtgcccatatatggacacaatgatgtcatatcactaaatgcaagtacatcacacttttttgggtCAAAAGAGTTTAAccaacctaaagctctgtctacactatcaaagtttatgtgacgatgtcactagcatatttgggcatataactatCATTTCTTGGGTccaaatagtttgatagtgtggaaaGAACTTTAAAGTATGCTATCAATGTTTCActtgatttaaataatataaatctcATTTTTCTTTTAACAATTAGTTATTGATGATGGTCAACGTCCTCAATTACACCGAAGAAAGGTAAAAGATGTGATTTCAAAATTGTACAATTTATGTTAGAAACTTTGACTTACAAACTATGCATTTCATTTATATTTGCAAATGCTTTCACATGGATCTTTGAAAGAGCACTTCTTAATCAAGGTTTGGTATCGTTGGGTGGGAAGCAAAATAATCTGTATTAGTACTGTACTATGAATTAGTTCCTAAGCACGATGTTTGTGTAAAGCGCTGTCTACGCTATAaactaattttacaaaaatagtgtgatgtgcctaaatatggtattgatatgaaaACATCATGtcgatatatgggcacatcacattttttttcacataaagtttgatagtgtagacagagctttacaggaGACACTCTATATTATATCGATTTTGTCACTATGTTATTGTATGCTTGATTTTTGTTGTGAAATTGTGTATTATGCAgtatttacttttgtatttgCTTGTTTGTAGGTTGTTTTGTGTTCGTTGTTTGTGTaagtatgtaacatgtataacaaaaatgtgttaACTACCACATCCTAAACTTTATTGTTACTTTATTGTGGTTGAAATGGCtgttgaaaaataataacttaacaTTTAATCCATTTTTATTCCAGACACCATCACCGGCTCAAGATATACCCCATAGTAACATGCAAGAGGGTCATTTTGTGTGTGCCGACCCGAACTGGAGCGATTCAAACTCCAGCATAATGGAGGACAAAATGCATAAATCTATTCACAGTAACGTAACACCACCAAATATGATACCTGTCAACAATCAACCGTCAGTAGCTGTTGGAATTCCTTTCTGCCCTATTATGTTACCAGGTAATATGGCCTGGAATGAATACATCATCATCCACATCCACCTATCATATCTTCAGTTTATTTAACATGTTGCACACAGTTAGGGAGGTCCGAAGGTTTAAAATGATGTCTCTATTTATTGAGGTGCCCTATAAACTAAAGACCATCACCAGCTAATGGAAAATAAATAGCCTAGGCAATGATGATTTTTAACCCTTTTATTGGAAAAACAAACCCCTTGTAAAAATCCTGATTATGAGCATGCACGTGACAAAGGGCTTAGGGCCAGtttacacagacaagcagtaacagaaaacaaaaatacagtatgcTATTTATACAGATTTAAGGTGGACAAGCTACGctgttttccgcttaccgttgcagctcgtctgtgtaaaaaactataatactaGTTCAGCCAACTGTGATACGtaccatttatatttaacattatattacttattatattatctAGCAACTGATAACTTAACAGGTCCAGTAAATATAGCAGCTGGAAGTTCAAGAGATCAAGCCGGTTCTGATCTACCACTAAATGGTAAGCTGAACCAAATATTAAATAAGAAGAAACAAGAACAAACTAAAGTTGTATAactaatacagtagaactccttgTTAAGAGGACACATTCGGGACCCAACAAAGCATCATCCAACAGGGGTTGACTGTTGTGTTAAAGCATAATATTTTTACTCTAGTTTGTTTCACGAGAAAGTGCCTGTAATAAAGTTGCCTATAAATATGTTCTAGGATATATTCACAGGGCTCTagccaccagtatggttggtaaaAATTCGACTGGACCACTTTGTCAAAGACTAGGCCTGACCTGTGGCAAGCACACAGATTGTTCCCATTGGTGCAGTACATTAATACCATTGTCTGTTGCAAGAATAGTTGTATACATTTGGTATACGTAATGGAAAATAGGAAATAATTGGAAATAATATTTATGTGGTTACTTTTTTTGTAGATGTGTCCACCTTAAGATTCTTTTATAATTTAGGATTTGAGGTAGGTGTGTTAATTTTTTAtctgaatttttaaaattatatggTTGACGTTTTAttggtatttttgtaaagttcATTCTGCTAATTACTTTTTGAcattatctatttatatatttgttgcaTCATctatttatttacagtactatCATCAAGTTTGTATATACCAAGCGCAACGGCAACCAGCCAAGATCCAGGGCCCTGAGATTATTCAGTATCCCATACATTACCAGACCTTTCCTCCACCTGTTCCTCCACATCATCAGATGCAGATGCCTGCCCAACAGATGAGGCCAGCAGTGATCCCGAGAATGCCGTACCAGGAGGGATCTCGGTGCCGAAGCTCCTCTCTAGGTAGTATTATATCTGAAGAAGAGTTTGAAGGGAGGAGGTCGTATGCTAGAGCTAATGGTATGGAATTAAGTGTGGTGTGTGTTGTAGGGCGGGAAACAGCTTAAAATAatacttgaaaaaaaaattattatattattataatatttaagatGATAAATTGTGTTATATACAGTAgcatgtatatacagtatttgtagATACCTTGTGAGCTCAACTCCCCCTCTATTGTTGACCCACCACCCCAAAAGACTTGACCCACCATCTGAAAGACTTGACCCACCACCCCAAAATACTTGACCCACCACCCCAAAAGACTTGACCCACCATCTGAAAGACTTGACCCACCACCCCAAAATACTTGACCCACCACCCCAAAAGACTTGATCCACCATCCGAAAATACTTGACCCACCACCCTAAAAGACTTGACCCACCACCCCAAAAGACTTGGCCCACCACCCCAAAAGACTTGACCCACCACCCCAAAAGACTTGACCCACCATCCCAAAAGACTTGACCCACCACCCCAAAAGATTTGACCCACCACCTGAAAAGGCTTGCCCCAAGTTCTGTTTAAGTTacgaatttaaaaatgtatttcaggTATGTTACCATCTGAAGCCTATTACCAAGAACAAGGGTTTGCTAAACCACCACCCACAGTCACTACCTATCTACCGGTAGCACAACCAATGCCTCCGATGCCAGGTACACCACATATGCAGATGGCTGCCCTCAACCTTGATACTCCGCCGGTCACTCCAGCAGCGTACCAATACCCAATGGTAGGTCCTCGTCAAACTGCACCAACACAACAGTATATATACCGTAGTCCGACAAAACCGAACCCACAAATGCGTGGTAAAAACGTTAATGGATTTATAGTTGTCTAAGTCGAGAGATTACTCTCTAAAAGTAACTGCCATTTTTTGCGTATTTAAATATTCCAGAATTGTTTCTGCTTCAATTATTGATACGCCTGCGAttgtaaccttgattgaaaatattgatattttaacaaatattttacatagaaattaaaaataattcagtttatattgttttgttccTTTTAGAAGATTTTTCAATTCTTTGGTTTTTGAAATTATATTCTTCCAAGTTTGgtttataaatgaatatatttgtGTTCAAAGAAATGATAAATTATATTTgagaaaaatttaattaattggtttgtattgaaaatgaatattgaaaaaatatggtattatattattattacatattcgAAAAATGCAAATTGTTGATGCTTTAACATATTATTGCAGATAGATTTATATAACTtttcaatgacattttaaatcTCTGAAATATTCAATTAAGTtcaattattttacttaaaaaaataatacttttcacTAATAAAAAATTAGATGGCAATGTTTTTGATCTGATAACAAAAGATTTGCTAAATTTGATCTCCAAATAGTTTGTTAGTTGATTGTTCAAAGGTTATATTTTTACCAAAAATCTTAAATCAATTCAATTAACCATAGTGCAATCAATAgaccaatttatatttttgaaaattgaaTGAAGTTATTTTTTCACAAGTTTTTAGATTTGTGTTCTTATATTTCATAGATTTATTAACATGGTTAGGTCTGTTTATTTCTGAAATGCGTTTCAAATATAAGTATGTgctttcaaatcaaataattgaGTTGATTAAAACCAAAAGATAATTACATTGATAGAAATTCATAAATATTCTGTAACTGAATTGTGTGATCTGTGCGTGAAAGAAAATGTGGATGTTATACTTATTTGattaacctctgtctacactatcaaactgtatgtgacaacaaaatgtgatgtgcccatatatggacatgatgatgtcatatcactaccatatttgggcacattacacttttttgtcaaactagttttatttttttttctctttcgtagGTTTAGCccacttttattaattatttcattcCATGACAAAGATATACAaagattaaatatttaaaaaatgtgtttatagcATGTATGTACAATATGGTTATAAGAgatatctttttaaaacataGCATAATTGGTTATATTGGCACATAcccaaactagttttatagtgtagacagagctttaggattaTTCTGATAAGATtattctcattattattatgttttacatTGAGTAATGTTTGAGAGGTGTGTGTTTTAAAGTGAAGTTGATGTAATACATTGTGATACTGATTGGGGAACAAACCCCACGAAATTATCTTACAAGTATCTTATAAAATGTGATATGTTAATGGTTGCCTAGTGTTACCTGTCAAGGTTTTCCATTAGATCAAATACCTTTCTTCTTCGCATTCTGGATGTTCCGTTCATCAGGACATAAACGATCTAATAACGCAAAttagtatataaataaaatgtatctaTAGCAAATATCTTATGGCATAGAACTGCATTCATATTTTAACGtttattgtataaactatttCTTTGTATCACAATACAATCTATTGTCAAAATATAGACAACATggaaattaaaatatatgtttaaaataaatatgtaaattaattttgtatgaaagaaatgttatgtttagaaAAATGTTTGTCCTTATTGTAAAGCAAAGGTGATGATTTATTTTGTAAGGCATTATCAAAAGCAATGTGGTGTTAAATAAGTGTGGAACTTTAAAGAGGAAATTCTTACgcatatatttgttatggaCTGCTGTGTGTCGTCCTTGGAATATTGAGAAAATTGagtaaaaaaattgtatattcTTCAGAGTGTAGTTTAAGTGAAGTAACATAGTTTTGTGTAagtgaaatgaaaaaaaaatgcaaaaaacaatattttggtAATGAAAATAAGAAAAAGATTTATTTTTGTAGTATTGTAGTCCAAAGAATCAAAACAGTATTTGTTTGTCAGTGTCCAAAAGAATTTAAATATTGTGTTCCTGTATCAAGTGTGTTTAAGAAAGATGTATAGTGCACCCTGTTTTTTTAAGTCTTgcacaaaaacatttttattatatttatataaaatatacatgaTATGTATGAAGGTGTTTCTTAGAATTTGCATATGCAAATATTTATACCTATGCTATGTTAAACATTGGCTTACACTGTATAAATATCTatgtataaaatttaaatatattgaaaatatgggttaaataagtaaaaaaaacagGGAAATTGTATGGAATAacttgtattttgtttttaaaaagaaattgtcaGTTTTGTTAAATGTATGGTTGAATCAGAAGATATATTTGTTGTTTCGTAATGCACCTCTGTAGAAAAAATATAAGTACGAGAAACTACATTTCATACATGCAACTTCCGATATACATTGTGTCTATTGTACTGTGTATGTAGAAgtttatcttatttttttttaattatcaaatCAGAAACATTTTCCTTacttttgttaaaaaatgtatttttattttgtttgaattcTCTGTAAGCCGTGAAGTTCAGCATCGTGAGCAGATAGATTATGGAGATGAGAAAAACATCTGTAAGCCGTGAAGTTCAGCATCGTGAGCAGATAGATTATGGAGATGAGAAAAACACTCCACATTTTACCAGCTTTTACCAGGTTCTAGGTTTTACagacaattttaaatattacttttcagatttttaaaacaaatgtatcaAAGGCttagtaattatttttttctgtacaacaatacattttaaatatgtatttaatttcATGTGATGTTTTACAAACCGACTTAACAGTGAATTGGGCTATTCCTGTTTCTGTATGCTCTATCCataattatactgtaggcctacaccgaAGCATAGAACTACATAGAATAATAACTAAATTTACTGTATTCAATGTAATATTGATTAATAGATTGTTAAAAATTGTACTGAAGTAAAATTAATGGTAgatcatttttaaattgtatttagtatttaaaatgtgtttatttgcCTTTGttaatttgcttttttttttttttataacttcacgtattgtattgttttttggtCACAGTATATATTGTTATTGACTGTGTATTATTGTGTCGTAGCGCACATATGTTTCTCACTGCCAAATGacatcaaagtaataataattatatctaaTCTATATGACACTTAGGATCAAAGAATTGTTTAAAACTCATTATATTGCTCAATTCTATAAATGCAGTcacaattatttgaaataaactgTCATTCAATTTCCACAGCACTATAATACTGTGTTGAACTGTTTGTACTGTGTGTCAATCAATGTATTGTGGTCTATGCGTAGAGAATTAGAACTTTTTAAACagatttaaaacatatatatttacataattatactgGCACATTATCCAGTACCTACTTATAAAGTCAAGTTATGAGAGAAAAGACAATATAGGGGGCGGTATTTACACGTGTCTTTTTGATGGTGGAAGATCTCCATCCTGTCAGGGATCGAGCATTGTAAGtcaattaaatattacattttgttgtgaaataactttttaaattggAATCGCTTTTGCGTTAGTTGTTAGTCGGATAATCCGTGGTCAGCATAATTTGTTCAATGATATTGTTTGACAGTGATAAACGTTTGTATTTATTCAATGTTCACGAACATATTGTTTCACTTTCTGTATGTAGGCTAGCCGCGGCCTAGCTTGATGGCCTCTctgttataggcctaggctacccCTTGTTGACCCAGCTCCTTTTAGTCCGACtaccctactaggcctagaagcAAGTTTGGTAGCCCTAACTACTCTAGTCTTCTTTATATCAAAGTGATCTGGGCTAGCCTATGCCTAGTCTGGCTTACAATTTAActacttaaaaaataacattgaatttctaaaaattaattattaaatttattaggCCCcctagttttatttattagttaggcctagactAGTAGGAGGAGACTATTTTATACTTATGTCATGTAGGCATAGAATTGgaactacagtatttaattaaacaaatttgaacAATGGTTAAAATTGTACTTGTATCACTACAGGTTTTATCTAATATGTTGAGCTACAATTGCCTATttcaaattactgtatattgttttttatttttaatacaatatttgatatgtgtttttaattattaaagtaCCTTAATTTCACAGGAGATAATTAGGTCATCATCATCATGCCGAGAGTAAGACCAAATAACGCGTCCGAAGAGGAGACCAAACTGACGAGAATTGCTATTGTCAGCAATGACAAATGTAAACCAAAAAGATGTCGGCAAGAATGTAAAAAGTCTTGTCCGGTGGTTAGAATGGGTAAACTATGCATTGAAGTAGTGCCAACAGATAAGATAGCCATCATCTCGGAAGAGCTTTGCATTGGTTGTGGCATTTGTTCAAAGGTATTACAGAGAATTTtccttttttaaacaaattttgagCACAACATGTGTCCAATCTGGATACAGTAGATTCAgaccttgtcttttgaaaattataggtgtgctacaaatgacactcctcaatacattcaggtgtgctgtttgtattttggtgtgtagaagtttaccaaatttaagcgtgttgtaaatcgcactcctcaagggcagtttaggagtgtgttaggcgagtgatcgcactcgctcgccttaaaagacaaggcatGTAGATTGCCTATTAAGAACACCTACAGGACCAAACAAATTGCCCTCTTAATAGGGTGCACCCCTTGAATAGGAATTACGTTTACCTCAGTTACAAGATTACAGATGCTAAACATTAGATTAAAAAAATCTTAACAATGTTAAAGTTCAACTTCAAGAATAAAATAACTGTTAATGTGTGCATGCAAAAGATGTACAAGATTTTACTTTTACGACCGTAACATCATTGTGCttgggggtttttttttcagaaatgtcCATTTGAGGCGATTGCAATTATAAATCTTCCAAGTAACCTGGCTAAGGACACGACACACAGATATAATGCTAACTCATTCAAGCTACACAGGTTTATCGTTAttctttattatataacacctaaataaaatTCCTGTCattgattgtgggtcacatggtgtgcaatagtacgcactatttaATGATCATtaaatagtaattttttttctctattttttACGTACGAAAAAATTCTTTTCTGAtagggaaaaaaattattttaagatTCTGAAATCCAACGGCGccacttaattttaaatgtataacaaCTATAAATATTCATTGTCAAGATGGAATTTTTGGAGATATACATTCTAATGTAGACcaacaaacatttaaattagattTAAATCGTTCATATGATTTTGATTAATGAATGAAAACAACTCTACAAGATGTGGATTCGTTGGAAAAAACAGAATTAGCCTAGATCAGTTTCAGTTGCCTGGAAAAGTTTCATAATGGTATCGCTGCCTTTATAGCCTAGGCTCTTcagtctagctaggcctagggtaTATGCAGTTGAATCTTTCTGTTGCTAGTTACTTTTTGTTGCTTATAAATAATTTGAACTTTATAAACTCTTTTCTCGCTAGGCTTCCCATTCCCAGAGCAGGAGAAGTTCTTGGACTTGTTGGAACAAACGGGATTGGAAAATCAACAGCACTTAAAATTTTAGCTGGCAAAGTGAAACCAAACCTTGGCCAATACGACGTAAGACATAGCGTTACTTTTACTTCTGTCTTTTGAAATATAATACTATAGAACCCCTATTATAGGGACACCTTTGAGACCCTACACAATTTcaaatcaatataatattacTATAGAACCTCTATTACAGAGACACCTTTGAGACCCTACACAATTTCAAATCAATGTCTTTATTCATGCAACAAATAGAAAGAGTAAACAATTTAATGAATGATGAATAGATCATGATAGGATTGcagtgagtggccaagcggttaagaccgTGAAACCGTAATTACTtggccataacatcggcaagggctcactcgctccatggttttggtggtagaacaagtcttctcggataagtaggtccagtgtacacatctggctcatgtgcactttaaagaacctagtacatctttcgagacaagtagggggttaccccagtgtaatAGTACATCAgtcactgatcataactggcccctctgggagaccactctttgactgaagaggtcgtccagtataaatacaatatttaaacagGGGAGGCGCATTGTTAAGAAATACCATTTTCCTGgaatagtgttaaaacatatattgttcccaaaggaggggttctactgATAATTAGTTTGTGATATTCATTTTCTGTGAGCTGGACATAGATTTTATTTTGGGTTTTCCTTTTTTTATGTCACTGCATTAAGCATTTATGAAGTTGCTTTATTCGTTTCAGCTACCACCTGATTGGACAGAAATCCTTAAATATTTTCGAGGGTCTGAGTTACAGAACTACTTCACAAAGATTCTTGAAGACGATCTGAAAGCAATTATCAAGCCGCAATATGTGGACCAGATTCCAAAGGCTGTCACggtaaataaaaagaaagaaatctATTGTATATAAATAGGAATAT from Antedon mediterranea chromosome 5, ecAntMedi1.1, whole genome shotgun sequence carries:
- the LOC140049072 gene encoding uncharacterized protein, translating into MKKKENFKPFIECPFNEYISRLRNPYEWGGDVEISALSLLYERDFVIYEEIGKPPVEATQNGFGKQIVLCFTHGNHYDSVFTKQFQDVAAICQAVVYEMLYKDVFKLHDKVDEAIDILRYPNRIPFPCEQDHEGSPRQQEHEFESSGEVFDNRGFEVKRENKRRPPFPYKVIKSLDPEIYRNVEFDTWSDFKKQQQHREYLISAGMQYALGDKCLVHLDDASKFYNAHIQDVSSSNGPVTVFIEEMGEKCTVPIKNLRPLNQQPQSYKCISPRSFRNQSGHISPHLRILKRGRFLSDSVYILGEDQPPYQDQGVREEKYSPYKQGAPRYLSPYRMRRGVHYNRQRTYSQGSDVDEHLLVDSSMYDLQDDDGQPSFTPMPVHVHQNGPMDGKSGCWGKVRRRGRTTLPMNHPRNMVHDHYGDHFIQPCDVQVDDDMYEEQVIDDGQRPQLHRRKTPSPAQDIPHSNMQEGHFVCADPNWSDSNSSIMEDKMHKSIHSNVTPPNMIPVNNQPSVAVGIPFCPIMLPATDNLTGPVNIAAGSSRDQAGSDLPLNDVSTLRFFYNLGFEYYHQVCIYQAQRQPAKIQGPEIIQYPIHYQTFPPPVPPHHQMQMPAQQMRPAVIPRMPYQEGSRCRSSSLGMLPSEAYYQEQGFAKPPPTVTTYLPVAQPMPPMPGTPHMQMAALNLDTPPVTPAAYQYPMVGPRQTAPTQQYIYRSPTKPNPQMRGKNVNGFIVV